From Pelagicoccus albus, the proteins below share one genomic window:
- a CDS encoding glycoside hydrolase family 2 TIM barrel-domain containing protein: protein MSFEKLSWVWRLLASSLLPFAGLSFAAGSQPDWENQHVIQINREPARAHFFNYESAEAALAGDRESSHRFQSLNGTWKFNWVKRPELRPVDFYQTDFDDSAWGDLEVPAVWEVNGYGTPIYVSAGYPHRIDPPRVTSEPKEDWTAYDERNPVGSYRRSFEVPKGWKNQRVFLHFAGVQSAFYVWINGEKVGYSQGSMTPAEFDVTDYVRSGNNQIAVEVYKWSDASYLEDQDMWRFGGIQREVYLYATPQARISDFGIRTELDENYQDALLAIEPELAAPQSESLEGWTVEAELFDEEGQRVFESPLSHDAKEILNRGYKAGVLVERNPQRGRRLFGWLKATIKNPKKWTAETPNLYRLTLSLKDPSGQVIDATSSDIGFREVEIREGQFWVNGQAVRLRGVNRHEHDPELGREMTMELMVQDLELMKRANVNAVRTAHYPNDPRWYELCDRYGMYVMDEANIETHGLRGYLASQPDWQAAFLDRAVRMAERDKNFPSIVFWSMGNESGYGPNFAAVSAWLREFDPTRPIHYEGAQRDLATWDTSYSMEDRAHDPNTVDVISRFYPRVEEAYLNPGLPEDSKDERAENARWERLLEIARDDSDDRPVLTSEYAHSMGNALGNLKEYWDEIYSHPRMLGGFIWDWVDQGLYKIDESGVRYIAYGGDFGDKPNLKAFCLNGIIFADRSLNPKYWQLKKIYQPVAIEAVELNPSGPRLKVTNRHHHVNLDTLELSWQMIHDGIVEAEGVLPALDLPAGDATEIQLPIGDQLSVSSVGDYWLKVSFKTKESTLWAEAGHEVAWEQFALETNKEAIPAIRTEKLDTLEVIEDSGFWLINGKAFQAKLSKQTGSLSSLRYAGEEMLAENEQPNLQAYRAYTDNDKGFGKWLAKDWSNAGLDQIERELVSIALERKSKREAVFMAHTRGVAEAGTIEHVSEWTFRGDGSIDVKSRFECDESLPYLPRIGVRLFFDRRLESFSWYGHGPFENYVDRKDSTPVKVWESTVSDQYVPYPRPQETGNKEGVRWLALREGSEGAGVLVVAKGETLSASALHYAEEDLSAAKHTNELVERDDIVLSLDVAQCGLGNSSCGPSVLEKYALPSGNYEMEFSIRPLDAEENAAELSRVRYE from the coding sequence ATGAGCTTTGAGAAACTGTCTTGGGTTTGGCGACTATTGGCGAGCTCGCTGCTACCGTTTGCTGGATTGTCTTTCGCGGCTGGGTCGCAGCCCGATTGGGAGAATCAGCACGTTATCCAAATCAATCGAGAGCCCGCTCGAGCTCACTTTTTCAACTACGAATCAGCGGAGGCTGCCCTTGCCGGCGACCGTGAATCATCCCACCGCTTCCAAAGCCTGAATGGGACTTGGAAATTCAATTGGGTCAAGCGTCCCGAGTTGAGGCCGGTGGATTTTTATCAAACCGATTTCGATGATTCTGCGTGGGGCGATTTAGAAGTTCCCGCGGTGTGGGAGGTAAACGGATACGGCACTCCGATCTATGTAAGCGCCGGCTATCCGCACCGCATCGATCCACCCCGTGTGACGAGCGAGCCGAAGGAAGATTGGACCGCCTACGATGAGCGGAATCCTGTCGGCAGCTACAGACGGAGTTTTGAAGTTCCGAAGGGCTGGAAGAATCAACGCGTCTTTCTGCATTTCGCCGGAGTTCAGAGCGCTTTCTATGTTTGGATAAATGGAGAGAAGGTTGGCTACAGCCAAGGTAGCATGACCCCTGCGGAATTTGATGTGACCGATTACGTTCGCAGCGGTAACAACCAAATCGCGGTGGAGGTCTACAAATGGAGTGATGCCAGCTATCTCGAAGATCAGGACATGTGGCGATTTGGTGGAATCCAGAGAGAGGTTTATCTTTATGCGACCCCGCAGGCCCGTATTTCCGATTTTGGAATCCGCACGGAACTGGACGAAAATTACCAAGACGCCCTGCTGGCTATAGAGCCTGAATTGGCGGCTCCGCAGAGTGAATCCTTGGAAGGCTGGACCGTAGAAGCGGAATTGTTCGATGAGGAAGGACAACGTGTTTTTGAGTCACCGCTTTCCCATGACGCGAAAGAGATTTTGAATCGTGGATACAAAGCAGGAGTGTTGGTGGAACGTAATCCGCAGCGAGGACGGCGTTTGTTTGGATGGTTAAAGGCTACAATTAAGAACCCGAAAAAGTGGACCGCGGAAACTCCGAATCTCTATCGATTGACCCTTTCGCTCAAGGATCCTAGCGGGCAGGTGATTGACGCGACTTCGAGCGATATTGGCTTTCGCGAGGTGGAAATCCGAGAGGGACAGTTCTGGGTCAATGGCCAAGCGGTTCGCCTGCGAGGAGTTAATCGGCATGAGCACGATCCTGAGTTGGGCCGAGAGATGACTATGGAGCTCATGGTGCAAGACCTCGAGCTCATGAAGCGGGCCAATGTGAATGCGGTGCGTACAGCGCACTATCCGAATGACCCGCGATGGTACGAACTCTGCGACCGCTACGGCATGTACGTCATGGACGAGGCAAATATTGAGACGCACGGCCTGCGTGGATACTTAGCGAGTCAACCGGATTGGCAGGCTGCGTTTTTGGATCGAGCCGTTCGAATGGCCGAGCGGGACAAGAATTTCCCTAGCATCGTTTTCTGGTCCATGGGCAACGAATCCGGCTATGGTCCCAACTTCGCCGCGGTATCGGCGTGGCTCAGGGAATTCGATCCTACGCGTCCGATCCATTACGAAGGCGCGCAACGCGACCTAGCCACTTGGGATACGAGCTACTCGATGGAAGATCGTGCTCATGATCCGAATACGGTGGATGTGATTAGCCGTTTCTATCCGCGCGTCGAAGAGGCTTATCTGAATCCCGGACTTCCGGAAGACTCTAAGGATGAACGAGCGGAAAATGCTCGCTGGGAACGGCTATTAGAAATAGCACGAGACGATTCCGATGATCGCCCCGTACTGACCAGTGAATACGCTCACTCAATGGGCAACGCACTGGGTAACCTCAAAGAATATTGGGACGAGATCTACTCGCATCCGCGAATGCTCGGCGGATTCATTTGGGATTGGGTCGATCAGGGACTCTATAAAATCGATGAAAGTGGAGTCCGCTATATCGCTTACGGAGGTGATTTTGGCGACAAGCCAAACCTGAAAGCCTTTTGCTTAAATGGGATCATTTTTGCCGATCGTTCTCTGAATCCCAAGTATTGGCAGCTAAAGAAAATCTATCAACCCGTGGCAATCGAAGCTGTGGAGCTTAACCCCTCAGGTCCAAGGTTGAAGGTCACGAACCGCCATCATCACGTAAACCTCGATACTTTGGAACTAAGCTGGCAAATGATTCACGATGGAATCGTGGAAGCGGAGGGAGTTTTGCCTGCACTCGATTTGCCAGCCGGAGACGCGACCGAAATTCAGCTACCGATTGGGGATCAGTTAAGTGTTTCGAGCGTTGGCGATTATTGGTTGAAAGTGTCCTTCAAAACCAAGGAGTCCACTCTCTGGGCCGAGGCAGGGCATGAAGTGGCTTGGGAGCAATTCGCTCTTGAGACGAATAAAGAAGCAATCCCTGCGATCCGCACAGAAAAATTGGATACGCTAGAGGTTATTGAAGATTCTGGTTTCTGGCTTATCAACGGAAAGGCTTTCCAGGCAAAGCTCTCGAAGCAGACGGGGAGCTTGTCCAGCCTCCGCTACGCGGGCGAGGAGATGCTGGCGGAAAATGAGCAGCCAAATTTGCAGGCGTATCGAGCTTACACGGACAACGATAAAGGATTCGGAAAATGGTTGGCGAAAGACTGGAGCAATGCCGGTTTAGACCAAATTGAAAGAGAGCTTGTTTCGATTGCCTTAGAGCGAAAGTCGAAGCGTGAGGCTGTATTCATGGCCCATACACGGGGAGTTGCTGAAGCGGGAACGATTGAACACGTCTCGGAGTGGACGTTCCGTGGCGATGGATCAATCGACGTAAAGAGTCGGTTCGAGTGCGATGAGAGTTTACCTTATTTGCCACGCATCGGGGTTCGCCTCTTTTTTGATCGTAGACTAGAGAGTTTCAGCTGGTATGGTCACGGGCCTTTCGAGAACTACGTGGACCGCAAGGACAGTACACCGGTGAAAGTGTGGGAGAGTACGGTGAGCGATCAATACGTGCCGTATCCACGCCCGCAAGAGACTGGAAACAAGGAAGGGGTTCGTTGGCTTGCCTTGCGAGAGGGTAGCGAAGGGGCAGGGGTTCTTGTGGTTGCCAAGGGTGAGACCTTGTCGGCTTCAGCCCTGCACTACGCGGAGGAAGATCTGTCCGCTGCCAAACACACCAACGAGCTGGTCGAACGAGACGACATCGTTCTGTCGCTTGATGTGGCTCAATGTGGCTTAGGCAACAGCAGCTGCGGACCAAGCGTCCTGGAAAAGTATGCCCTGCCAAGTGGGAACTACGAAATGGAATTTAGTATCCGACCCTTGGATGCAGAAGAAAACGCAGCTGAGCTCTCACGCGTTCGCTACGAGTGA